DNA from Acanthochromis polyacanthus isolate Apoly-LR-REF ecotype Palm Island chromosome 7, KAUST_Apoly_ChrSc, whole genome shotgun sequence:
tcattttgaaccatgttcaagtcattttgaaaaggttttaatcattttgaagaggttttaagtattttaaacaaattttaggtaattttgaacaattttcaagtcattttcaacaaattttgagtcattttgaactaaTTTTAAGTCAATTTGAAgtcttttcaaatcattttgaacaaattttaagacattttgaaccctattcaagtcattttgaaccattctcatgtcattttaatcattttgtcatttttttgttgtgatgaaaaacCAAATTTGAGCTTAAAATTGTGCCATGTGGTTCTGTTGGGAAACTTAAATCAAATTAACTTtacaaattcacaaaaaaagaaacctttGCTGTAACCAGATTcggtaaaacacaaaaacttttGTGTTTCTCGGGGTAATTGTGAAGCCATAACAGACTCAggtgtgaccaacagtcacgtgacaaaaatttgTGGACTTtttgggttgaactgcaggcagtgtttaaaaTTTAAGTTACAAAATATTGATAGTTATGTggatatctattttttttagtgttggTACTTAATATGTACATGTTGAATtaagtttttttcagtttttctgggAATAAATGATCAAAGgaattacattttaaagctcTTTCCTCTACAatccatggttgtgctgcttccatacAACGTGAcagctgcaaaaagaaaaaaaaaggcttgaaacttgcttggagttcagagggttaaacgtTAAAAACATCTGCATCCATCTAATCAGATTACATGACTGGAGTGGAAGTACAGCACCACAGAAGCCACACGGTTGTTGACATTAGCACCTACGGGTTTTAGCTGTACACATTTAATCTCTTTGCGACACCCACAGCGGTCGTTAAAGCACCACAACAACAGCGTCAGCGGCGGCGGCGGGTTATAGACAGAGGGAGAAACTTACACtggaaaaggaaacatttgagTCCAGATCTGTCTGACTGTTCGGGTTGTGGAgtgatgaagaagaggaagaggagggcgACTTGAGGTCGTCACAGTCTTTGATGGCGGCCGGGTGCTGCTCCACCTTCACGCCCAGGCCCTGCCCCCTTTCCCCCCTCTCACTCATCTCCACGTAGGACAGGACGGGTTTGGGGCAGCAACCTTTAGTACCGTCGGCGCCTTTGCCTCCCGGACCCCCGACCATGTGCTTGACCTCGTCGCTGTCCCTCGCCCCCCTCTGCTTGGGCGTCTGGTCGCAGCACTTGGAGGCCAGTAACAGTTTCTGGTCCATGTAGAGTCCTCTGGAGTACTGGCCGTAGTACAGCGACTGGGCCAGCGCCGTCTGGGTCTGGCTCATGGCGAGCTGCAGCTGAGACTGAGGCGGTCCGTCGCCTTTCTTCGAATCCGAGAACTCGTGGACGGAGCTTTTATCGTCCTCTTTTACCTCCTCTTTTCTGTCCTTCCCTTTGCAGTCGTGGGAGCTTTTGTGGAAAGCGACGCCGCTGCTGTTCTGCCGGTCCGACTGCATGTACCCCTGCAGGTAGTAGGGATCGTAGCCATGGTAGTACGGAGACTGGGGGTCTTTCGGGGCTGACGCCGTGGGTGGGGTTTTACCGGAGTTACCGTGGTTGCTGCTGGAGCTCACCTCGGATGAAGCCGAGGAGCTGGACTTGGATCTGAGCCCATCTGACCGACATTCGGAGGATCCCCCATCATCCCCGGCGTCGGAGATATCGGAGTAGGCGGGGCTGTTGTTCTTGCTGCTGCCATCCCCCGTTGCCAGGCAGCTACCGCTAGCGTCAAGCCTCGATGACCCACCGATGGAAGGACTGGGGGCGTTGTCGGTGAAGGTGTAGACCTTGTCGGCCTCGGCTCGGATGCTGGCCATCCTGCTCTCCTGGCTCTCCGTGAGTCCGTTTATTACATCCTGTTTGCTCAAGTGCTCCTTCAGAAGGCTTCCGGAGATTTCCTTGATGCCCATTTTGGATCCGCCGCCACCGTCCTCCATTTTGATCCCGCCGCTGTCACCATTTGGCGTCCTGGATGGCGcatctttgttgtgtttgtccttCAGCCTCCGTTTCTCCTTCTTCCGGGTCTCCTTGCAGGTCACCAGGGTGGCTTTGACGAGGCTCGGCTCCACGACGATGCTCAGCTTTGGTTTGATGGGTTTCAGTGGGAGGTTCTTACTGGTGAGGCCAACGGCTGCCATGGGAGATGGCTGCTGGGAGGTGACTGGATCCGTGGTGCTGCTCGGATACGCCGTGTTGGGTATGGCGATCAATTTGGGCGGAGCTGGTGCCGGAGCGATCGGCCGATTGGTCCTGGACTTGGACATCTTCTCGACCTTCCCATTGGCCTTCTTGCCCTTGTCACAGGCACCTCCCTTCTTTTCGATCAAACCTTCTGCTTCCAGTTTGGGCATCTCCACCGAGGAGTTCCTGTCCGGGACCATGCAGTTCTCCAGAACCACGGTCATGTTGGAGATGATGGGCAGGTTGCTGAGGTCATCGATCAGGCCGTCTTTCAGCAGCGAGGTTCTTCTGGTTTTGGAGTTGGCGTTGGGGCTGTGGTCGGTGCTGAGCAGCAGCCGCCTGTTCTTCGGAGAACCCACCGTGGTCACCTTGTACAGGGGAGCGGGTTTCTTGGAGGAGCTGTTGGTGTTGCTGTTGGACTCCGAGAGGTCGTACGTCACGTTGTTAATGCCGTCCTCACAGTCAGACAGTCGCTCCTCGCTCTCCACGTCCTTCATGGGCTCCAGGTCAGGCTTCCTCTGCTCCTCGGCCTCCAGATGTGCATGCGTCTGGTGGTATCTCAGGCCGTTGATGTGCTTGTAGCGCTTAGTGCAGTTGGGATGGGGGCAGTCAATGAGGATGGGCGGGGGAGGCGGCGAGGAGCCACAACCTCCCCCCGGATCCATGAATGAGGGGTCGGATTTACCCTGCGGTGTTGACGGGGCGCTCCGGGATTTTGCTCGGATCCTCTTCCCGTTCCCGTTTTTAATGTCGTCTGAGGACACCAGGCTGAGGTCCAAATCGGCCGGCGGTTTGTTCTTACGCTTCCCGGAGGAGAGCGAGGTGGCGCTGTTGGCCGGTTTCACGTCGTCCACGGTGAAGAAAGACGGAGGCGCTCGGCAGTTGCTGTTGATGAGGTTTAGGCTGCCTCTCCTGCCCTTGCTGTGGATGGGAGCGGTTGATCCGGCGATGCCGCCTCCACGGCTCCGGTGCTGTGATAAACCCCTGACTTTGGTGGCAGGCGTCGGATCCATGCAGGGCCGATCCGCCATGGCCATTCGCATCCGCTTCCCTCGACCACGACCGCCGGGCAGCTCCGGGTCGCTGGAGGGAGACTCACAAAAcctggacagaaataaagaaaataacagaGAATTAGTTTTAATTATCAGAGACTGGAAATGCTTCAAAGATGTTGTTTaattacaattctacaatttcatttagtagACGCTTTTATTcaaagtgacgtacatctgagagtagatacaacaacTAAGGTGGGAAAGAACCAAAGAattgtttgttatttatttaaagttgtttaatatttatgttttgctttttaaagccTGGCAAACCCCTACTTAttgtataaagaaaaaaaataacaacaacataatCAACAATACTTCTGATTTAGTAAATTAACGTTCTGTATAAGACGTTCTGGTTATGTGACATATTATAAGCAGAACAGTGAGGCTTTTTGAAGAAGGAACACATTATGGATCATTCTCTATAAGACGTTTCCACAAAGTTTGAAAAGGAAGAAATTTCTCCAGAAATGTTTTGAAGATGTCATCCAGGCCTCAGATGACGGAACGTTCCTCATAAGACTCTAATGTGATAtattaaaggtggaacattcttcTTACAGTGTTCTAAGAGTGTTTTGGGGaatgttgttggggaaaaacATTCCCACAATGCTCCACAGTGTTCCATGACAACAAAGGAAGAACGTTCCAaaactaacatttaaaaaatgttttccagctgtTATCCAGGCCTCAGATGATAGAATGATCTTTATACagaaggctttttttttaacattcctgtaatgtgatatattaaaagtttttcttttagttgAAGGAACACATTAAAGAACACTCTTCTATAAGATGTTTCCACAATGACAACAAGTAAAGGATGTTCTTAATACAACATGTTTGTCAGACGTTCCTGTACTGTGACATATCAGCAAAGGTGGAACGTTCATCTTACAGCGTTCTGAGAATGTTTTGCTGAAGGAAGACATCACAGACTTgataaacatttttagaacatttgtAGTCATCCTGTTTTCACGAAGAACATTGTGGGCACAAATATTGGAggaactttgcagaactttctcagattTCTGTCGTACTAATAGAGGGAGTTGATGGAAGAGAGCAAATCGATCACGTAATCTGTCAACACAATCTTAGCatcgtttcattttgtgttgctgttcCACCAAATCCTTAAATCCCGTTGTTCTTGAATGATCCTCGCCATCGGGTTCCTCCTTGTCACCCAAACTGAACTCAACCATCAGACGGATAAACCTCGGAGAGATAACGGATCCGGGGCTCATGTGAACCACTTTGCCCAGACGTCGAGcataaaaattgattttttccTGTACAAAGCCTGCTCCTCTTTTGAtaacacagaggagagaaaaaaaagccctgTTCAGTTCTCGGTTATCTCTGTATTTGATACGGAGACATTTTCTATTCGCCCGCCGTCG
Protein-coding regions in this window:
- the znf608 gene encoding LOW QUALITY PROTEIN: zinc finger protein 608 (The sequence of the model RefSeq protein was modified relative to this genomic sequence to represent the inferred CDS: inserted 1 base in 1 codon); translation: MNRFLRADCRELSPKHTASSSSSSSSSSSSSSSSSSISITSSSSSSSAAGSGDRHAALPSLQTRGPGGGGSEPRRSGLKRSRAGREGREEPEAAAAGVAVRGGGGGEPILGVAKQQQQRREAQGRSGGGGEAPEMISAVSRDADGGGGVSEVTAAAPAAPCAKAKEERKGKNVIRGWKRDRDRERERDAAAPPARTRKEKPGEGSSPPPSVFLPEHHLCRDGPGLCRCAAAPDSRLPGDTGNVNNNNNSGGNGAGKAALDCGVKSGAIVVRRQHEDTPAAKKHRGDKVDPMFTVPAPPAPGHPGAPGSSLPSAPSFSPPALPTSNPKQLAVRTRSIGTNTQDGGASGALEGDSACLGPCQPGTSVNLEGIVWHETEEGVLVVNVTWRKRTYVGTLLDCTKHDWAPPRFCESPSSDPELPGGRGRGKRMRMAMADRPCMDPTPATKVRGLSQHRSRGGGIAGSTAPIHSKGRRGSLNLINSNCRAPPSFFTVDDVKPANSATSLSSGKRKNKPPADLDLSLVSSDDIKNGNGKRIRAKSRSAPSTPQGKSDPSFMDPGGGCGSSPPPPPILIDCPHPNCTKRYKHINGLRYHQTHAHLEAEEQRKPDLEPMKDVESEERLSDCEDGINNVTYDLSESNSNTNSSSKKPAPLYKVTTVGSPKNRRLLLSTDHSPNANSKTRRTSLLKDGLIDDLSNLPIISNMTVVLENCMVPDRNSSVEMPKLEAEGLIEKKGGACDKGKKANGKVEKMSKSRTNRPIAPAPAPPKLIAIPNTAYPSSTTDPVTSQQPSPMAAVGLTSKNLPLKPIKPKLSIVVEPSLVKATLVTCKETRKKEKRRLKDKHNKDAPSRTPNGDSGGIKMEDGGGGSKMGIKEISGSLLKEHLSKQDVINGLTESQESRMASIRAEADKVYTFTDNAPSPSIGGSSRLDASGSCLATGDGSSKNNSPAYSDISDAGDDGGSSECRSDGLRSKSSSSASSEVSSSSNHGNSGKTPPTASAPKDPQSPYYHGYDPYYLQGYMQSDRQNSSGVAFHKSSHDCKGKDRKEEVKEDDKSSVHEFSDSKKGDGPPQSQLQLAMSQTQTALAQSLYYGQYSRGLYMDQKLLLASKCCDQTPKQRGARDSDEVKHMVGGPGGKGADGTKGCCPKPVLSYVEMSERGERGQGLGVKVEQHPAAIKDCDDLKSPSSSSSSSLHNPNSQTDLDSNVSFSSPSDGPGWPHRLAHGKYSELQHGEEAEEGEADSGKEWGVTVEPAGAKMTSGAADRGAEGKKSRLDPPPDVDDPDRLEALEEPGQEATGGPAEESQSARAAVSPPMXPQQPYIQYQHSSYPPYLAMCEGSGGSYRGVSSPTLVHNYPGFHYPLYGKTAGREESEVTPPGRGGNVSGKQSGDSSSSSAMELLQQQSHQYHGKSPAPGEKGSPEGEREPERERNHVSFARHLHTHHHTHLGMSYNLMSGQYDIYQGLSSRSLVSSQQVSGHSSTDGEGKK